From Micromonospora auratinigra:
GCAGCGGTTCCTCCGGCAGCTCGTGCGGCGGCGGCAGCTCGTGCAGCAGCGGCAGCTCGTGCGGCGGGGGCAGCTCCTGCGGGGGTGGCGGCTGCGGCGGCGGCGGGTGCGGCGGATGACCGGCACCGGTCCGGCGACCGCCGGCCCCGCCACCGTCGGCGGGCCGGTGGGCCGGGCCGCCCGCACCGCCATCGGCGCGCCGGCCGGGCCGGCCGTCGGCAGCACCACCGGCGTGGCGGCCGGGCCGGCCGGGGTCGGCATCGGCTGGCGGCCGGAGATCGCCCGCTTCGTGGCCGATCTCCCGGGGCTGCGCTTCGTCGAGGTGGTCGCGGAGACGGTCGCCCCACACGGCCCGCTCCCCGACGGGCTGGCCGAGCTGCGCGGGCGCGGCGTCACCGTCGTACCCCACGGCGTGAAGCTCTCCCTCGGCGGCGCGGAACCGGTCGAGCCGGCCCGGGTGGCGCACCTGGCCGGGGTCGCGGCGGCGGTGGACGCGCCGCTGGTCAGCGAGCACATCGCCTTCGTCCGGGCCGGGGGCGTCGAGGCCGGTCACCTGCTCCCGCTGCCGCGCAGTCGGGAGGCGGTCGCCGCGGTGGTGGCGAACGTGCGACGGGCCCAGGCGGAGCTGCCGGTGCCGCTGGCGCTGGAGCCGATCGCCGCGCTCTTCGACTGGCCGGACGACGAGCTGGACGAGGCCGACTTCCTCACCGAGATCCTCGACGCCACCGGCGCGCTGCTCCTGCTCGACGTGGCCAACGTGCACGCCAACGCCCGCAACCGGGGCGGCGACCCGCTCGCCCTGCTGGACCGGCTGCCGCTGGACCGGGTCGCCTACGTCCACGTGGCCGGCGGCGCGGAGCAGGGCGGTTTCTACCACGACACGCACACCGACCCGGTCCCCGCCGAGGTGCTCGACCTGGTCGGCGAGCTGTGCGCCCGGCACCGGCCCCCGGCGCTGCTGCTGGAACGCGACGGCCACTACCCGCCCGCCGCCGAGCTGCGCGCCGAGCTGGACGCGCTCGCCGCCGCCGGCCGGTACCCGGTGGTGACATGACCGGCGGCAGCCTGGCGGCCCGGCAGGCGGAGCTGGTCGCCGCCCTGGTGGCGGGCGGTCCGCTCCCGCCCGGGTTCGCCCCGGCGCCGGTCGAGGCGGCCCGCCGGGCGTTGCTGCGCAAGCGGGCCGGCGACGTGGCCCGGCACTGGCCGCTGCTCGCCGCCGGCCTCGGCGCCGACTGGCCGGCCACCTTCGCGGGATGGGCGGCCGGCCGGCCCACCAACGGATCGCTGCGCGACGGCTGGGACCTGGCCCGCGAGCTGCGCGGGCGCGGCGCGCTGCCGCCGCTGGGCGCCGAGGAGCTGGCCAGCCGGGAGGCCACCACCCGCTACGACGGCCGCACCCCACCCCGGGCCCGCCGGCTGCCGGCTCTCACCCGGGCCGGCGGTGCCGTCGTGCTCCAGCTCGCCGGTCGGGTACGCCTGCTCCGCCCGGCCCGCCGCTGAGCCGGCTGCCGGCCCTCCCGGGTGCTGAGCCGGCTGGCGGGGCCCTCCCGGGTACGGCAGGATCGGCGGTATGGATCTCGGACTCGCCGACCGGGTGTACGTGCTGACCGGCGCCTCCCGTGGGCTCGGCCTCGCCACCGCCCGGCACCTCGTCGCCGACGGTGCCCGCGTGGTGCTCTCCGCCCGCGCCCCGGAGCGGGTCGCCGAGGCGGTCGAGGCGCTCGGCGGACCGCAGCGGGCGATCGGGCTGACCGCCGACCTGACCGACCCCGGCACGCCGGAACGGCTGATCGCGGCGGCCCGGGAGCAGTTCGGCCGGCTCGACGGGGCGCTGATCTCGGTGG
This genomic window contains:
- a CDS encoding DUF692 domain-containing protein produces the protein MTGTGPATAGPATVGGPVGRAARTAIGAPAGPAVGSTTGVAAGPAGVGIGWRPEIARFVADLPGLRFVEVVAETVAPHGPLPDGLAELRGRGVTVVPHGVKLSLGGAEPVEPARVAHLAGVAAAVDAPLVSEHIAFVRAGGVEAGHLLPLPRSREAVAAVVANVRRAQAELPVPLALEPIAALFDWPDDELDEADFLTEILDATGALLLLDVANVHANARNRGGDPLALLDRLPLDRVAYVHVAGGAEQGGFYHDTHTDPVPAEVLDLVGELCARHRPPALLLERDGHYPPAAELRAELDALAAAGRYPVVT